A region from the Lolium perenne isolate Kyuss_39 chromosome 4, Kyuss_2.0, whole genome shotgun sequence genome encodes:
- the LOC139829746 gene encoding uncharacterized protein, producing MAARAPPPLVDDLMREIFQRVRPHDPRALVRAAAGCTSWRGIICDADFAREYREFHGAPPMLGFLHEELDYPRRAFDEAYWVSHFVSTATFRPPACQERPYWHALDSRHGLVLFYTPRMEADFVVCDLLTGNEWEIHASPKCGDIMWWEDDEDEKLERIHCNAAVLCANDRCDHLDCHGGPFRVALVGSSDGALVAHAIVYSSETGEWSDMIEVQYPNCINGCGHSAVVGSKVYVPCLESDTVLEYNFGEQKLSVIDAPFEDQDQNQPYLELMGVEDGMLFFASVVDARLYLWSMEAGPSGTAGWARRRVIELEPLLPPAAVSEKSDALPVGFAEGVSVIFLRTEDGLYTIDLRSGKCEKVHDRIHGFYFEKVMPYMSFYTGAWGRLPISHQASRAVVGATTI from the exons ATGGCGGCGAGAGCTCCTCCGCCGCTGGTCGACGACCTCATGCGCGAGATCTTCCAGCGCGTGCGGCCGCACGACCCCAGGGCTCtcgtccgcgccgccgccggctgcACGAGCTGGCGCGGCATCATCTGCGACGCCGACTTCGCCCGCGAGTACCGCGAGTTCCATGGGGCGCCGCCCATGCTGGGCTTCCTCCACGAGGAACTGGACTACCCGCGCAGAGCGTTCGACGAGGCGTACTGGGTCTCCCACTTCGTCTCCACCGCGACCTTCCGCCCGCCGGCGTGTCAGGAACGCCCCTACTGGCACGCACTCGACTCCCGGCACGGCCTCGTCCTCTTCTACACCCCTCGAATGGAAGCGGACTTCGTTGTCTGCGACCTCCTCACCGGCAACGAGTGGGAAATTCACGCCAGCCCCAAGTGCGGCGACATCATGTGGTGGGAGGATGACGAGGACGAGAAACTCGAGCGCATACACTGTAATGCCGCGGTACTCTGCGCCAATGACCGATGTGACCACCTCGACTGCCATGGCGGCCCTTTCCGCGTGGCTTTGGTGGGCTCCTCCGATGGTGCATTAGTAGCCCACGCCATCGTCTACTCATCAGAGACTGGTGAGTGGAGCGACATGATCGAGGTTCAGTACCCAAATTGCATCAATGGCTGCGGGCACAGTGCTGTTGTGGGGAGTAAAGTCTATGTGCCGTGTCTGGAGAGTGACACTGTCTTGGAGTACAACTTTGGTGAGCAAAAACTATCTGTGATTGATGCCCCGTTTGAGGACCAGGATCAGAACCAGCCGTACCTTGAACTCATGGGGGTGGAGGACGGCATGCTGTTTTTTGCGTCCGTGGTGGATGCTAGACTCTACCTATGGTCAATGGAGGCTGGTCCCAGCGGAACTGCAGGATGGGCGCGACGCAGGGTCATCGAGCTTGAACCTTTGCTCCCTCCTGCTGCCGTCTCGGAGAAGTCGGACGCCTTGCCAGTTGGTTTTGCTGAAGGTGTTAGTGTCATCTTCCTGAGAACAGAGGATGGGTTGTACACAATTGATCTCAGGTCAGGCAAATGTGAGAAGGTGCACGACAGGATTCATGGTTTTTATTTCGAAAAGGTCATGCCCTACATGAGCTTCTACACTGGAG CATGGGGGCGGTTGCCGATCTCACATCAAGCTTCGCGCGCAGTTGTTGGTGCTACTACGATATAA
- the LOC127296886 gene encoding uncharacterized protein — MAAAGWLRRAASAAALPRLPSGFSLMPTPPPASLPEAQSLVLPGLGAAIAPAMELMAVPKKKISKYKRGLRNGPKALKPVPVIVRCRCCGRVKLPHFYCCSGERGNAGDSSS, encoded by the exons ATGGCGGCGGCGGGTTGGCTCCGGCGAGCGGCATCGGCGGCAGCGTTGCCTCGCCTGCCTTCCGGATTCTCCCTCATGCCAACCCCTCCTCCCGCTTCTCTTCCCGAGGCTCAGTCTCTCGTGCTCCCCGGACTTGGCGCCGCCATCGCCCCCGCGATGGAACTCATGGCCGTCCCCAAGAAGAAG ATCTCAAAATATAAGAGGGGTTTGAGAAATGGGCCCAAAGCCCTTAAGCCCGTTCCAGTGATTGTCCGATGCAG GTGCTGCGGGCGAGTGAAGCTGCCCCACTTCTACTGTTGCAGCGGAGAGAGAGGGAACGCCGGGGACTCGAGCTCATAA
- the LOC127296887 gene encoding ribulose-phosphate 3-epimerase, chloroplastic: MASPSSSLCSSLGYPRTASLGARRRAGFSPSRKLFQVKASRVDSFSKSDIIVSPSILSANFAKLGEQVKAVELAGCDWIHVDVMDGRFVPNITIGPLIVDALRPVTDLPLDVHLMIVEPEQRIPDFIKAGADIVSVHCEQTATIHLHRTVDQIKSLGAKAGVVLNPGTPLSAIEYVLESVDLVLIMSVNPGFGGQSFIESQVKKIADLRKLCEEKGVNPWIEVDGGVSPKNAYKVIEAGANALVAGSAVFGAKDYAEAIKGIKTSKRPVAVAA; this comes from the exons ATGGCGTCGCCGTCCTCCTCGCTCTGCTCCAGCCTCGGCTACCCGCGCACCGCCTCCCTCGGCGCCCGCCGCCGCGCCGGATTCTCCCCCTCCAG GAAGCTATTCCAAGTGAAGGCATCGAGGGTGGACAGTTTCTCCAAGAGCGACATCATTGTGTCCCCTTCCATTCTTTCTGCAAACTTCGCCAAGCTCGGTGAACAG GTAAAAGCTGTGGAGCTGGCAGGATGTGACTGGATTCATGTCGATGTCATGGACGGACGCTTTGTGCCAAATATCACGATTGGGCCGTTGATTGTTGATGCTTTGCGTCCAGTGACTGATCTTCCATTGGATGTGCATCTG ATGATTGTGGAACCTGAGCAGCGAATTCCAGACTTTATCAAGGCAGGTGCAGATATTGTTAGTGTTCACTGTGAGCAAACGGCAACCATCCATCTTCACCGAACAGTTGACCAG ATTAAAAGTCTTGGAGCAAAGGCCGGAGTTGTACTGAACCCTGGGACCCCACTCAGTGCGATTGAATATGTACTTGAAT CTGTTGATCTGGTATTGATTATGTCGGTCAATCCTGGGTTCGGTGGGCAGAGCTTTATCGAGAGTCAAGTAAAGAAAATTGCAGACTTGAGAAAATTATGCGAAGAGAAG GGAGTGAACCCCTGGATTGAGGTTGATGGTGGAGTTAGTCCCAAAAATGCCTACAAG GTCATTGAAGCTGGAGCAAATGCCCTTGTTGCTGGTTCTGCGGTCTTTGGAGCTAAAGACTACGCTGAAG CTATCAAAGGAATTAAGACCAGCAAAAGACCTGTAGCTGTAGCAGCATGA